Within Gaiellales bacterium, the genomic segment GGCTGCTTGCGCACATCGAGGAGGGCGTTCGCGCCGTCGCGCCGGCCGCCAGGGTCGTGGTGCTGGACGCGCCGCCGGTGCTGGGCGCCGCATACCTCGGGCTTGACGAGATCGCCGCCCGGCGGCGAGCATACGGGGAGGTGCGCGGATCGATCACGCACGACCGCCTGACACCGCCAGGAAGGAAGAGGACGTGACACGGATCCTGCTCGACGGGGTGACCAAGGTCTTCGGCTCGGACGTCGTCGCGGTCGACCACGTGTCGATGGAGATCGCGGACGGAGAGTTCATGGTGCTGGTGGGGCCGTCCGGGTGCGGGAAGTCGACGCTGCTGCGCATCGTCGCGGGCCTCGAGGAGCTCACCGACGGGGAGGTCGTGATCGGCGATACGGTCGTCACCGACCTGCCACCGCGCGATCGGGACATCGCGATGGTGTTCCAGAACTACGCGCTGTACCCGCACATGTCGGTCGCGCAGAACCTCGAGCTGGGCCTGAAGCTGCGGCGGGCGCCGAAGCCCGAGCGCCGCGCGAAGGTCGAGGAGGTGGCACGGGTGCTCGGGCTCGACACGCTGCTCGACCGCAAGCCGGCACAGCTCTCAGGCGGGCAGCGGCAGCGCGTCGCGATGGGCCGCGCGATGGTCCGCGAGCCGCGCGCGTTCCTGATGGACGAGCCGCTGTCCAACCTCGACGCGAAGCTGCGCGTCGCGATGCGAGCCGAGCTGGCGCGGCTGCGCGACACGCTGCACACGACCACCATCTATGTGACGCACGACCAGGTCGAGGCGATGACGCTCGGCGACCGGGTGGCGGTGATGAAGGACGGGGTCGTCCAGCAGCTGGACAGCCCGCCCTCGCTCTATCGGGCCC encodes:
- the ugpC gene encoding sn-glycerol-3-phosphate ABC transporter ATP-binding protein UgpC is translated as MTRILLDGVTKVFGSDVVAVDHVSMEIADGEFMVLVGPSGCGKSTLLRIVAGLEELTDGEVVIGDTVVTDLPPRDRDIAMVFQNYALYPHMSVAQNLELGLKLRRAPKPERRAKVEEVARVLGLDTLLDRKPAQLSGGQRQRVAMGRAMVREPRAFLMDEPLSNLDAKLRVAMRAELARLRDTLHTTTIYVTHDQVEAMTLGDRVAVMKDGVVQQLDSPPSLYRAPANLFVAAFIGSPSMNLIQTTVQDGQLRFAEHRIPVPGGVDLRAYEGRTVVLGLRPADFEDAALARDESMPVLDVRAEVVEELGSEINVIFRLSVAPVMTEAVRAAAEPDAADDTVVPLIAEAGESVCTARVNARSTVQAGQRVQLTIAPDRFHFFDLETGHAIQPDGAPFAPAPV